The following DNA comes from Sorex araneus isolate mSorAra2 chromosome 5, mSorAra2.pri, whole genome shotgun sequence.
TCCTAGAATGTAACTCTGCTGAGCATATCAAGTcccaggacccccagcccacGCCACATCCGATGACCCCGTCCAGTGCTCCGGCCCCCAGGTCTTCCACCCCTTCTCATGGCCCGACCACTGCCCCTGAGCCCGCAGCTGCGCAGAAGACCCCTGCCAAGGTGGTCTATGTGTTTTCTACTGAGATGGCCAACAAGTAAGTGTATGGTGTGTCTCCTTGGGTGTGGTTGGGTCCCTATGATGGTATGGCTCTGTGGGTGCAGGTGGGTGCCTGCGATGGTGTGGCTCCCTGGGTGCAGGTCTGGACACCTGCTCTCTTCTGCTGTGAAGGGGCCCTTTCTTGCCCACTTCAATGATCACCACCCAGAGTATTGAGTCCAGGACGAGAGTACAGAAACTcgggctccccctgccccaacccccagAGGCCACAGGCCACGttgctttcttgatttttttttttcccgagaATCTTGTTGTGCCTCTAGTTAGACACACAAGCTTTTAAAACCACGAGATGGGTGAAGGCACAGTGCACACGGATGGGGCACCTTGGTGGTCTAGCTCCGATGACCAAAGTTATCCGTGTCCATGTGAGAGTGAGGAGAGCATCGGGAGAGGAGCCTGTGGCACTCACAGGGTAACTGCTGCAGACATTTTTTTTGTAGAGTTGCTCCCAGTAGATGAGTGAATTGATGAAATTTGCTTTCTTGATCAGACCTATGGAAATGCCCTACATATTTCAGACTTTTCTTCCTCAGGGTGAGAGCTTTGGGCTGACCCTCAGGTGTTTCGAGAGCTCACATGCTGTCAGCCAGAGGTTGTGATGAGGCTTCTCTAAAACGCCCTCCACACGGACTGAGTTGAGGAAGAATATCTTGTTTTCTTTCAGGCGTGCTTAGGAACTTTGCTAACGGCTTGCTTTTGATTTTAGAAGCCTGATGGTAAATGATAGAACAAATAGCCTGTATCTCTTGGGTTTCCTCCCCATCCCATTTTCCTGGTGATTCTTTGCACTTGGCCTTTTTTCCGTTTTACATCTGGAGTTCAGGTGCTTTGGAATCATACTCAGCAGACTAGAACAAGCACATGTGTTCTCCCTCATGTCTCTGCAGAGCGGCAGAAGCTGTATTGAAGGGCCAGGTCGAAACTATCGTCTCTTTCCACATCCAGAACATCTCTGACAGCAAGACGGAGAGAAACACAGCCCCTGTGGTATGTGGCTAGCGACGGGGAACGGTATTCGGCGGCTTGGCAGTATCTATAAAGATGTGGGTAGGAACTTTCACTGATAGCGAAATCAGCTCAATGCCTGTAAGCTGTGTTCTGGACATTGAGCCTCATTCTGCAAGTGTGTCTTTGTTGTTTCCCAAGAGTGCTGGCAGAGAGATgaattatttgggggtggggggtacgtGGAGGTCGGAGGTCAGGAGGcacaaaatgaaaacagagtCACCAGCCATCTTAGGAGGTACTGCTTGTCACCATCTCTGGTGCTTCCATGAAGGcacaaggagggaaggaaggagttgAGAGGGTCAGCTCCCATCTCCCAACCTGaaatcctcctctttcttctccagtGCCTCCTTGGCACAGAGTTTGTGCCCAATAAACATGGACCCTGGCCAGCAAAACCACATACACAGTGGTATCAGAAGGGAAATGGCTGCCTCCATACTCCAGCCAGAAGCCTGGATGACCCTTGGCCCTGTAGAACCATCCAGGCTCCTTAGGGCTTATCCATCTCTCTGCAGACAGATGttcagagactgggggaagtatcaatagagagagaatgtgggtgCACGGGACTCCGTCTCTGAGTTCCCATGGCACGTGGTCCCAGCAAAGCTGcacaggtcagccctgtgcagaTGTGCACACAGGGCATCCTTCTCAAGGGTATCTGTGGCGGGCGGAGCCTTAGAGCCATGGAAACAGTCTGGGTTGGGGCATAGAATTGGAGCAAGTGGATGCTGAGCAGTGCtctctgattttttgtttttttgggtgtttttttgctttttgggtcacatccggcaatgcacaggggttacctcctggctttgcactcaggaattactcctggcggtgctcaggggaccatatgggatgctaggaattgaacccaggttggccgagtgcaaggcaaacgccctaccccctgtgctatctctccagcccctgagcagtgctctctGGGCCGTGCTAGTttagcagtgctgagggtctGGTCTAGGACCCCTGTGTTCTGCTCTGAAATACTGACTGCACCCGTAACACCCatcatgtgtgtgtgctttgccCAGCACTCAGTCTGGCATTGGTCCTTCATAAATTATTTCAGGCCAGTCCACCGCCAGCACCAAGGGCGGCGGTCTGCAGCCAGCTGGCAGAAACAGAGCGGGGGATGCCACAAGCTACATTGCCTCTGTCGTCCCACAAACGTGTCCTGCCTACACATACTCTCATGACAATCTGTGTACAAATTTTTTATCGAATATGAAGTTGGTGATCACAGACTGAAAACAGAAATGAGATCTCTCAATCCCTGGAAACTCAAGGATCGCCCCCACACCCCAGtccaccccaccctaccaccaccaccaccaccacacacacacacacacacacacacacacacacacacacactcatgcacaggAGCCCCACCCGGTGCCTGGGTGCCTGCTGTACAGTGTCCCTCACCCACAGAGACCTGTGATTGGCAGTGAGTCTGCCTGCCACTGGTTCTTTCAGGACCAACAGGAAGGGGTTAGGTGCAGCCTTCCACATAGAGAACTGAATCTCCCTGGGTCAGAAGTACACGGTAGGCATGTGGCACCACGCCTGCCTTCAAATGCATTCCCCCTAGTCCAGCTGCTCCCCTGGTTGCATATAGCATTGTGGAAACCTAGTGTTCTGCAGTGGGGGTGTCTGCCTGCCACCCAACAGAGAGGCATGGGAGGCAGAAGCCCAGCAGGTCCAGGTGCAGGGGTTTGTCCTTGAACTGAGATCTGTGAGCTGTGAACTGTGTCTCTGAGCTGTGTCTGAACCATGTCCGTGAACTGTGTCTGTGCCGTGACCATGAGTGTGTCTTTAAACTCCATCTGTGACCTGTGTCTATGATCTGTGTCTGTGAGCCGTGTCTGAGCCATGTGTAGGAATCATGTCTGTGAGCTGTGTCTGAGCCATATGTAGGAACCATGTTCGTGAGTTGTGCCTGTGAACTGTGTTCGTGAGCCATGTCTGTGAGCTGTGAAACATGTCATGAGCCATGTCTGTGAGCCCTGTCTGTGAACTGCTTCTGAGCCATGTCTGTGAGCAGTGTCTGTGAGCTGTGTCTGAGCCACATCTAGGAACTGTGTCTGTGTCATGCCCATGAGCCATGTCTGGGAGCCCTGTCTGAGCCATGTGTAGGAACCGTATTTGTGAACCGTGTCTGAGTGTTGTGTCGGTAAGCAGTGAGCTGTGACTTTGAGCGGTGTCTGAACCACATCTAGGAATTGTGTCTATGAGCTGTGTGTCTGTGAGCCGTGTGTAGGAACCGTGTCCATGGACCATGTCTGTAAGCCATGTGTGAGTCATATCTAGGATCTATGTCTGTGAACTGTGTCCATGAGCTGTATCTGTGAGCCATGTCCATGATCAGTGTCTGTGGGCTGTGTCTGAGCCACATGTAGGAACTGTGTGTGTGAACTGTATCCATGAGCTGTGTCCGTGAGCCATGTCTGAGCCATGTGTAGGAACAATATTTATGAACCGTGTCTGAGTGCCGTGTCTGTGAGCCATGTACTGTGAGCCATGTACTGTGAGCTGTGTCTGAGCCACATCTAGGAACTGTGTCCCCGAGCCGTGTCCATGAGCTGTAGCTATGGCAGTGTGTTCTGCGTGTGGGTTTCAGGACAGGGAATGGACCCTGTGACACTCCCTGTAGGGTTTCTGTCTGCTTATTCACTGGTGCTCTCTGAATCTCTTCTGTCTTCAGAACACTCAGTTGCCCACCCTCCGAAATGACCCGAAGCCTCTGCCGCAGCAGCCTCCAGCTCCAGCCAGCCAGGACCAGAACACCTCCCAGAACCCCAGGCTGCAGCCAGCACCGCCTGGGTCAGCCCcggcccccaagcccaccaccGCCCCACGTCCCCTCGACCAGGACAGCCCCGGGCTGGAAACCAAGCTCCTGCCAAGCTCGGGCAGCCCTGCcggccccacacccctgccccctgagAGCACGGGGCCCAGCTCGACCCCCAACAACCGTGCCGTGACCCCCGTCTCCCAGGGAAGCAGCAGCTCCTCAACAGACCCCAAAgcgcccccaccgccccctgtGCCCGGTGGGGAGCCCCCAACTCTGGGCGAGAACCCCGACGGGCTGTCTCAGGAGCAGCTGGAGCACCGGGAGCGCTCCCTGCAGACGCTCCGGGACATCCAGCGCATGCTGTTCCCTGACGAGAGGGAGTTCCCCGGGGGCCCAGGTGGGGGCCCCCCGCAGAACCCTGGCGCACTGGACGGCCCGCAGAAGAAAGTGGAAGGGCCCATACAGGCCATGATGGCGCAATCCCAAAGCCTTGGCAAGGGTCCCGGGCCCCGGACGGACGTGGGAGCCCCCTTTGGCCCCCAGGGACACAGGGACGTGCCCTTCTCTCCCGATGAGATGGTTCCACCGCCCATGAATGCCCAGCCCGGGCCCCTGGGGCCTGAACACCTGGATCACATGAGCCCCGAGCAGATGGCCTGGCTGAAGCTGCAGCAGGAGTTCTACGAGGAGAAGCGGAGGAAGCAGGAGCAAGTGGCGGCACAGCAGTCCTCTCTGCAGGACATGCTGGTCCACCCGCACGGGCCCCGGGGTGTGGTCCGTGGGCCGCCCCCGCCCTACCAGATGCCCCCTAATgagggctgggggcccgggggtgcgGAGGCCTTCACTGATGGGCTGGGCGTGCCACACACGCTGCCCCCCAGGGCCATGGCGCCCCACCCTGGCGTGGCCGGGAGCCAAATGCGTCTCCCCAGCTTTGCGGGAATGATCAACTCTGACATGGATGGGCCAGGAGTCCCCAACCCCGCGTCACGGCCGGGCCTTCCCGGAGTCAGCTGGCCCGACGACGTGCCCAAACTCCCGGACGCCCGTAACTTCCCGCCCGGTCCCGGCGTATTCAGCGGCCCCGGGCGAGGGGATCGTTTCCCCAACCCCCAGGGACTGTCGGAGGAGATGTTCCAGCAACAGCTGGCTGAGAAGCAGCTGGGCCTGCCCCCGGGCATGGGCCTGGAGGGTGCCCGGCCCGGCCTGGAGCTGAACAGGATGATGCCAGGAGCCCAGCGGCACCTGGAGCCCGGGAACAACCCTATTTTCCCGAGGGTCCCGGTGGAAggccctctgagcccctccaggggcGACTTCCCAAAGGGGATGCCCGCCCAGCTGGGCCCCGGGAGGGAGCTGGAGTTTGGGATGGTCCCCGGCGGGATGAAGGGAGACGTGACACTCAATGTGGGCCTGGGCGCCAACCCTCCCATGATACCTCAGAAGCTGCGCGAACCTGGCCCGGGTCCCGAGGAGATGCTGAAGCCACGCCCTGGCGGCCCCGAGCTGCTGCCCGCTCAGCAGAAGATGGTGCCCTTGCCCTTCGGGGAGCACCCGCAGCAGGAGTACGGCTTGGGCCCCCGGCCCTTCCTCCCCGTGTCTCAGGGGCCCGGTGGGGGCTTGCGGAGTCTCAGAGAGCCCGCGGGGCCTGACCAAAGGACTAACAGCCGGCTCAGCCACATGCCACCTCTACCTCTCAACGCCCCCAGCAGCGCCCCCAGCCTCGGCGCTGCGCCCCCCGGCCCACGCGGCCTGGGCCGCAAGCCCCTGGACATCTCCGTGGCCGGCAGCCAGGTGCACTCCCCAGGCCTCAATCCTCTGAAGTCGCCCACCATGCGCCAGGTGCAGTCGCCCATGCTGGGCTCCCCCTCGGGGAACCTCAAGTCCCCCCAGACTCCGTCACAGCTGGCGGGCATGCTGGCGGGCCCCGCTGCTGCTGCCTCCATCAAGTCCCCCCCGGTCTTGGGGTCCGCTGCTGCTTCGCCTGTGCACCTCAAGTCTCCGTCGCTCCCTGCCCCGTCCCCTGGATGGACCTCCTCTCCGAAGCCTCCCCTGCAGAGCCCCGGGGTCCCCCCGAACCACAAAGCGCCCCTCCCCATGGCCTCCCCAGCCATGCTAGCGAATGTGGAATCAGGTCAGTGTGGGCGCTGAGGCCGCATTCAACAGCTTTCAGGAAACTGTCGGCCCCGGTGGATGTGCTTGCCAGAGCAGGGGGCCTCTGCCAGGGAGGGCGGCTTGGTGGCAAAGGGCAAAGGCGGTACCCCATGGAGTGAGGCACTGGTGTGACCCAGCCCCGAGGGCAGGAGCATTGAAAGgagatggggggcaggggcgggtgcTGCGGGGAAACTGCAGGGGTGACCTGGGCTTGCCTTTCAGgcagccagccccagccccacctctggcACCAGCACTGAGGCAGGAAGTAGCTCCCAAGTGCTGTTGGGTGTGGCACAATGACACGACCCTTCTCTGCACATTTCCCTCTTCGTTCCCCCAAGCAGGAAGGGGAAATGGCACATACAAGTCACTTGATGGGATACTTGATGTGGGCAAAGAAAGGTTCTTACCAGAGTAAACAAGACTCCTTATATACCAGGCTCACACACTAGGGGGCAGTATCGAGATTCTGAGGGTGAGCCTTAGGAGAGGAATCTGAATAAGGGGTAGTTCTTGTGTGTGCTGACCAGTCCCTTTTCATGGGCTGCTGTGCTCACAGACCCACCACCCCATTCAGGGCATTTTCTGCCCGGGGGTGGCGCCCGCCTACAGCTGTGGTTTGTGAGTTGGATGAGCGGTGGTCAGCAGCAGGTGGCTTCTGGGGGCTTACTACCAGGCCTGTGCGAGCCTGAGCTTGAGAAAGACTTAGGGTCCTTCCAAGCTGAGTTGTGTCTGCAGGGTAGCCATTCACTAAAGCACTTTGATGGGGCTGCCCCGGAGACCACAGTAGTTCAGCTGTCTCGGTGGAGGAAATCAGTCAAAAtcgtgggcggggggagggagggcagagcacTATCACAGcagggtgggtgcttgccttgcacattgcctggccaggaggaatccctgagcaccaccagctatgacccagcccccctcactctccccccacccctgcctctccatACTGGCCAGCTTCGGGGCATCCTAAGACCTGGGTGGAATTCTGAGTTCTGACTGGCATGGGAAAGCCATGCATTTGTTTCACATCTTTGTGGAGAAATAGTTGTCAGTCTAGACTACATTTCACCTCCCCCTCTGCTGCTCCATCACCTCCTGAACCCACCACAGCCTCCCTGAGCGTACACAGAACTTGACTGGGAAGACTGATGTGTCATGTCCTAGGTCTCATTGTCTTCCTCTTATGTCTCCTTCCTGGCCTCGCCAGCTCATGAGCCTGGGCCCAGCGGCCTTCGAGAGGACTCTAATTCCCTGCCCGTTCTTGTATTTTTGCTCCCTTCTCCTAGgtggccctccccctcccaccgccagccagcctgcctctgtgaatCTCCCCGGAAGTCTTCCCTCCAGCACACCGTACTCCATGCCTCCCGAGCCAACCCTCTCCCAGAACCCGCTCTCGATTATGATGTCTCGGATGTCCAAGTTTGCGATGCCCAGTTCCACCCCATTGTACCACGATGCCATCAAGACCGTGGCCAGCTCCGATGACGACTCCCCTCCAGCGCGCTCCCCAAACTTGCCGTCTATGAATAACATGCCAGGTGAGCGGTTGCTAGCGCACGCTgggttgggggtggcggggggagaaACTACTCACGCTTTTCCTGGAGGGCCGAAGTGCTGGCTGTGGGTTCAGTGAGTTGGAAGAGGGCACCATCTGAGACATCTACAAGAGAACTATAGTGTCCCCTAGAGCCAAGCTGCTCcaaccgggggtggggggcagtgtcaCAGAGTACAGAGTTGTTGGCGCAGTTGTTGGCGGTGGGGTCACAAAACTTGGCAGCAGTGAAAGGTTTCCGGGCCCGAGACAACCAAAGCTTTGAATGCCGAACCTGAGCTATTTCTGCCAGCTCTCACTGCTTggtgtttctttttcctctttttttctggtGAAAACAGGGTTGCAGATGAAGGGAACCCTGAGCTAGAGGAACACAGGAGTGAAACTTTTTTATTAAGTTGATTCAGTATTTGAGAAGAAACAGGTTCCCTTGTAGCTCACAGACGTGCCATGGGCCTGCATGTGGGGTCTGGATCTCCCAGAGCGGTGCTCCATTTTGCTgatggggaggagagtgggggtcTTTAGTGTCTCATGGGAGGGGCACCTCAGCCCACAAGCCACCGCAGGACTCTGGCCAGCAGGAAGCCTGTTTGCTAGGGAAATGCTTTCTCCAGTGTTTTCTcgccttctttctcctctgctctcTTGTTCCTGCCTCCCCAACCCATCCCAGCTCCCTCACTTGAGGTTCCTCTCTGAGAGAAGCAGTTTGAGGTGGAGAAAGTGTGTGGCCAAAAGGTGCGCCCAGTGTTCTGTGCAAGTTCCGGTTTGCTTTCCCTGCCAatggcagcagtgctcaggcgccccctcccctggcccagTGTTGCTCCGTGAGACCAGGTGCCGACATAACCCACCACAGCACTTTCCATTCCTATCGGCAGCTTCTGCCACGTCTCAAGAAGCTGGAATTTGACACGCTCATTCGGGGATGAGTGGGGATCCTGGCCAGATATCCCTTGGGACAGTCTCGCTTTGTTGCTTCAGTTCTTGGTCTTTATGACTTTGAGGTTAATACTCTTCTCCCAGAGAACCACTTCCAAGCCTCCCAGGCAGGAGGCTGCCCTCATTCAAGTGTTTATTGACTTGTCACTCCACGTTGGAGACTCCCCTGTCTTCTGTTACACTTCTGTCCAACAGCTCAAGATTGTGCAGTAGGTCACCAGCCATATACCCCAGGGTGTTGTATAACCTTATCTAAAACAGGGGTTGAGTGTTTCTATATGTTTTTCTCAGCATAGTGTCGGGCACATTTGATGCACCTTTGTttggtggggctggggcaggtgatGTGGAGTCTTGTAGGGTATTTTTCTCCAAGTTTCTTTTGGCTGATTCTTTTGATATCTTCATTTTTCTAGGAATGGGCATTAATACACAGAATCCTCGAATTTCAGGTCCAAACCCTGTGGTTCCGATGCCGACCCTCAGCCCGATGGGAATGACGCAGCCGCTGTCTCACTCCAACCAGATGCCCTCCCCGAATGCCATGGCCCCCAACATCCCCCCTCACGGGGTCCCCATGGGGCCAGGCCTGATGTCACACAACCCAATCATGGGGCACGGGTCCCAGGAGCCCCCGATGGTCCCTCAAGGACGGATGGCATTCCCCCAGGGCTTCCCCCCGGTGCAGTCTCCACCTCAGCAGGTGCCCTTCCCCCACAATGGCCCCAGCGGCGGCCAGGGCAACTTTGCGGGAGCCGTAGCTTTCCCTGGAGAAGGCCCCCTTGGTCGCCCTGGCACCCTGCCCCAGAGCTCGGCCGATGCAGCACTTTGCAAGCCTGGAGGCCCGGGGGGCCCCGACCCCTTCACTGTCCTGGGGAACAGCATGCCTTCCGTGTTCACAGACCCAGATCTGCAGGAGGTCATCAGGCCTGGAGCCACGGGCATACCTGAGTTCGACCTGTCTCGCATTATCCCGTCCGAGAAGCCCAGCCAGACACTGCAATATTTCCCACGAGGGGACGTACCCGGCCGCAAACAGCCACAGGCGCCAGGGCCTGGCTTTCCGCATATGCAGGGGATGATGGGGGAACAGGCCCCCAGAATGGGGCTGGCATTGCCTGGCATGGGGGGCCCTGGGCCAGTGGCTACCCCGGACATCCCTCTCGGTACAGCTCCGTCCATGCCCGGTCACAACCCCATGCGGCCGCCGGCCTTCCTCCAGCAGGGCATGATGGGCCCCCACCACCGGATGATGTCACCAGCACAATCCACCATGCCCGGCCAGCCCGGCCTGATGAGCAACCCCGCTGCACCCGTGGGCATGATCCCTGGCAAAGACCGGGGTCCGGCTGGGCTCTACAGCCACCCCGGGCCCGTGGGCTCCCCGGGCATGATGATGTCCGTGCAGGGCATGATGGGCCCCCAACAGAACATCATGATCCCCCCGCAGATGCGGCCCCGGGGCATGGCGGCTGACGTGGGCATGGGCGCCTTTAGCCAAGGACCTGGCAATCCAGGGAACATGATGTTTTAAGCTGCTACGGTCGGATGCGCCGGTCCTTGTGGAGACGAGATTGCGGGCCCCAAGCTGTGTCGAGGGCGTcccaagagcactgctgggtccccccccccccgcaggaggAGCAAGACCGGGgactgcggggggagggggcactcaaGAATGTATGGGTCTGCGGGAACAAACGATTCAGTTCATCACGAGgcgtgtttttttttaagatttattttctaaagattATTTTTGTGAACTTGGGTATCCCGCGATGGcacctgctttgggggccaccACGCGTCGTGCTGCGCGTTCTCTGTCCGTTTGCGTCTTTGGACTGGCCTCTCGCAGGATTCTTGGCCAGTTTcgtcttccccccccccttgcTTTGGgctttatttttgtgtgtacTGTACTATATTGTAAAAGGGATTTTAGCCGAGACGTTAGGCTTTGGGACAGGAGGAGAACAGGAATGCCGGGCTGTTTACTTTTAGGTGGAGAATCCATCTTCAGACCTTTGGACTATTTTCTTTTCGACTCCAGTGTATAGAAAAACCAAACTACAACCTCAGAGCAGAGTATTAatgaaaagcacaaaaaaaaaaaaatcctgaaaaaaaaaaaggaactaagttcagagaaggcttggggtggggggaccttTCTTTTGGAAAATGATGAACTTAGGACGTTTGTTTTCAATTCGACTGTCTGTCTCGCCcagtctcctgcctctgcacatcTGTCCTCCGccagcccctctccttccttGCCCCTTGGTGTGGgctcctcccccccaaccccccccaccgtCCCGtgacccagccctgctcccagttTTCCCTTCGGCAGCTGCAATACACGGTGTTCTTTGGGGGAAATCAAGCcttggcgtcaccttccccaccGGGCCTCCCCGGCCTCAGGAGAGAGATGGTCTGTCCTTGGCTGGTCCATGACCCCCTTCACCCCCTTTTCTTCCCAGCTCACCTTCCCCAGCCCACCTagttttttctctccttttcttcagaATTcccaagtgaattttttttttttaatgtgggagtGGAACAGATGCTAAAAGCTATccagggttttggttttggttttcgaTTTTAATTTTGTGGTTCTGGCCCTCCCccgctcctcccctctccccctccatcccATGCGTAAAACGTTCTGTGTATCCTCCATTAAATTTGGTACAAAACCACTCACCAGAGCTGTGgtgtcagaaaaataaaatatattgtttcttacAAAAATGAGCTGCCTCTTCCTGTGGGTTTCTGTCATTTTAATccagggtgttgtggtttgcgggAAGTGGGGGATAAAGGGGGGCGATGCTGGTAGAACAGCGCCTGTATACCGAAGCTGATGGAGGAGAGAAGCGGGTGAAGCGTGTCAGGCTTGCTCCTGTGGCCCATCTCGGCCACCACAACATCCTTGCTCCTGAGCTTTTCTGGCCTCCCACCCCCTTGTCACTCTGGGACCCCTAGAAATCAACCTGCTCTAACATCTGGGTGCTGGCATGCACCAGCAGTGACTCATGCTTGGCTGTGGCTTAATTAGAACCAAATAGCAACATCATCTGCCTGATGAAAGCTGCCTCCACCCCGTGGGTCGCAGGGGAAGCACATCTCCCACTCTGCAAAGAGCAAGCCTGGTCCTGTTGCTGAACTTGGCCTCTACCAGCCATCCACAGTCTACATGAGGAAACGCTCTGGAGCCAATTCAATGGGGTGGAGGAGTGGGGAAGAGCAAAGGCAGGTTCCAGTCACCTGGAGAAGTTAGAGAACCTCACTGGACTGTAGGTGAAGCCTAATTAACCTTCTAGGCCTGGGTCTACACCTCAGCAGCCCACCTCCTGCACAGCTCGGTCCCACAGCTGTCACAGCTCAGTCCCCGCAGGTCAGTCCCCACAGCTCAGTCccctcagctcagtgctcacagCTCAGTCCCCTCAGTTCAGTCCCTGCAGCTCAGTCCCCTCAGCTTAGTCCCCTCAGCTCAGTCCCCACAGTTCAGCCCCTCAGCTCAGTCCCCTCAGCTCAGTCCCCTCAGCTCAGTCCCCACAGTTCAGTCCCCATAGCTCAACATTTCCTGGATGGAGGGCAGGGTGGGTGTTCAAACAGGGTATGGGAACAGGAGAGATCAGCTGGAGCCTAGATGGGGTGTGCAGGAAGAAATGCACccagagagagttggagagagagagcacagcagggatgtcgctttttttgcatgcagccaacccaggtttgacccctagcaccgcATAAGGTACCCGAgtaccaggagtgagtgatccctgagagaagagTCAGGACACACCACAAACATCAGATTGGGGACTGGgatagtagtacagcaggcagggagcttgccttgcgcacagctgaccaggttcaattcccagtatcccatatggtcgtctgagccccaccagagatAATCCCTGATCAGAGTcagtagaaaacaaaaacaaaaaacatcaacTTCTATCACATTTCCCTTGCTTCTTGAATGACCTGAGCATTTTTAAGACTTTCTTTTCTCTAATCCAGAATGGTCTCTTTTATTTAGTCACAAGTCcttatctttgtttgtttgtttgtttttgagccaaaccaggggtgctcagggattactcctggctttgctctcaggaattactcctggcagtgcttggggaatcatatgggatgctaaggatggaacccaggactgcagcatgcaaggcaagcgccctacccactatactatcgatccagtcccaCAGAGCCTTATCTTTAAGAAAATTCATGAAATCTGAACTTGAGAACATGATGGTTAGATTTTAATGACACATTTATGACCTGCTGTGTATAAAGTACAGCCAGTCTGTACTCAAAGCGTTTCTGCCCGAGGGAGTTTAATAATAAGCTTAgtgaaaaggacagagagaaggtTGGAATTCCTGTAAGCCAGAAATGCCATTCCCATTCCTCACTATTTCTTTCAGCTCCTTATGGGGGTCACTGGAACCTCAGTCTGTCTAGAGGTGGCTGCACACCTGACACCAGCTTTTGGACTCTGCCCTGAGCCAACACTGATATCAGAAATGCTGAGGGGAAGAAGAGTAAAGAGAAGGTGAagactgttcacaacagccagaatttggaaacaactca
Coding sequences within:
- the BCL9 gene encoding B-cell CLL/lymphoma 9 protein isoform X4: MHPSNPKVRSSPSGNTQSSPKSKQEVMVRPPTVMSPSGNPQLDSKFSNQECNSAEHIKSQDPQPTPHPMTPSSAPAPRSSTPSHGPTTAPEPAAAQKTPAKVVYVFSTEMANKAAEAVLKGQVETIVSFHIQNISDSKTERNTAPVNTQLPTLRNDPKPLPQQPPAPASQDQNTSQNPRLQPAPPGSAPAPKPTTAPRPLDQDSPGLETKLLPSSGSPAGPTPLPPESTGPSSTPNNRAVTPVSQGSSSSSTDPKAPPPPPVPGGEPPTLGENPDGLSQEQLEHRERSLQTLRDIQRMLFPDEREFPGGPGGGPPQNPGALDGPQKKVEGPIQAMMAQSQSLGKGPGPRTDVGAPFGPQGHRDVPFSPDEMVPPPMNAQPGPLGPEHLDHMSPEQMAWLKLQQEFYEEKRRKQEQVAAQQSSLQDMLVHPHGPRGVVRGPPPPYQMPPNEGWGPGGAEAFTDGLGVPHTLPPRAMAPHPGVAGSQMRLPSFAGMINSDMDGPGVPNPASRPGLPGVSWPDDVPKLPDARNFPPGPGVFSGPGRGDRFPNPQGLSEEMFQQQLAEKQLGLPPGMGLEGARPGLELNRMMPGAQRHLEPGNNPIFPRVPVEGPLSPSRGDFPKGMPAQLGPGRELEFGMVPGGMKGDVTLNVGLGANPPMIPQKLREPGPGPEEMLKPRPGGPELLPAQQKMVPLPFGEHPQQEYGLGPRPFLPVSQGPGGGLRSLREPAGPDQRTNSRLSHMPPLPLNAPSSAPSLGAAPPGPRGLGRKPLDISVAGSQVHSPGLNPLKSPTMRQVQSPMLGSPSGNLKSPQTPSQLAGMLAGPAAAASIKSPPVLGSAAASPVHLKSPSLPAPSPGWTSSPKPPLQSPGVPPNHKAPLPMASPAMLANVESGGPPPPTASQPASVNLPGSLPSSTPYSMPPEPTLSQNPLSIMMSRMSKFAMPSSTPLYHDAIKTVASSDDDSPPARSPNLPSMNNMPGMGINTQNPRISGPNPVVPMPTLSPMGMTQPLSHSNQMPSPNAMAPNIPPHGVPMGPGLMSHNPIMGHGSQEPPMVPQGRMAFPQGFPPVQSPPQQVPFPHNGPSGGQGNFAGAVAFPGEGPLGRPGTLPQSSADAALCKPGGPGGPDPFTVLGNSMPSVFTDPDLQEVIRPGATGIPEFDLSRIIPSEKPSQTLQYFPRGDVPGRKQPQAPGPGFPHMQGMMGEQAPRMGLALPGMGGPGPVATPDIPLGTAPSMPGHNPMRPPAFLQQGMMGPHHRMMSPAQSTMPGQPGLMSNPAAPVGMIPGKDRGPAGLYSHPGPVGSPGMMMSVQGMMGPQQNIMIPPQMRPRGMAADVGMGAFSQGPGNPGNMMF